The following are encoded in a window of Aromatoleum petrolei genomic DNA:
- a CDS encoding DUF2249 domain-containing protein: MSELPILDNTVFPFDARGVAKRFRHAAIFGALESLEDGETMRFVNDHDPLPLLNQIQQRYGAQVAIAYVAREPGNIVIDFRIQLGARDQEPAPIPASTGGGCGGGGGGCGCSGH; encoded by the coding sequence ATGAGCGAACTGCCCATCCTCGACAACACCGTCTTTCCCTTTGACGCCCGCGGCGTCGCCAAGCGCTTCCGCCACGCCGCGATCTTCGGCGCCCTCGAATCCCTCGAGGACGGCGAAACCATGCGCTTCGTGAACGACCACGACCCGCTGCCCCTCCTCAACCAGATCCAGCAGCGTTATGGCGCCCAGGTCGCGATCGCTTACGTTGCGCGCGAACCGGGCAACATCGTCATCGATTTCCGCATCCAGCTCGGCGCACGCGACCAGGAGCCCGCTCCGATCCCGGCATCCACCGGCGGCGGCTGCGGTGGTGGCGGTGGTGGCTGCGGCTGCTCCGGTCACTGA
- a CDS encoding putative bifunctional diguanylate cyclase/phosphodiesterase, translating to MRLGLRGRYALYGAALTTLVVVVMAALSYFNARTLVHGIAAGHLAQIASSVSERIERTLDLAHRELVALAGQPLLSNALLDSQGRDAYLRPFLARHTLPTSVDYNLVLVDYRGDAVAARKAPRSFRGEAWLSEKVLRGETHVAIEQSGPDAVLRIAAPILVNATGAFEGALVFEANLSQWLHGTGSPFDLNDDGLVEVALSAGGGVVVQRAFPGNPARLVTSAHGVSAGLPLSVPLQVSVSMDADVFERPIERLLAEHVAWGLVAIMLVGAGSYALARAQTRRIEELASEAREVALTGRPRQGFGAGRFGNDEVGDLAASLVRLLEELKAHESELETLVEERTADLNRAQAIAHVGSWVYLPREPRLELSAETRRLFGLSAELQLSWQVLLDAVHPEDRGMVRRAWKRVLAGRPFDIEHRVLLGEEVRWVREIAERIVLPGEPPRCVGTVEDVTARRLTEARMREAMVVFSASSQGIMTMDAEGTITSVNPAFCRITGYAAEAVIGRKATVFGSGRQDEAFNEAMWSALASCGEWEGEVWNRRRSGEIYPQWLTVSAVRGDEDGVVEYVAMFSDITERKQHEDEIWRQANFDALTGLANRSLLYDRLDRALAHARRNGSKVGLLFLDLDGFKWVNDTLGHDVGDELLVEVAHRLKDCVREQDTVARLGGDEFTIVVGDLQDAEHLRTVGEKVLGVLEQPIALPATRHQISGSMGITVFPDDGDDVHSLLRNADIAMYKSKQNGKNRFHFYAREMQCDALKRMQMEADLRTALARDAFTLEYQPIVAAASGELFGAEALIRWSHPQLGSVSPADFVPVAEDSGLIVPIGAWVLREAVRQMHAWREMGHALSHLAVNVSGVQFRDPALPELVAEVMDSYAVASGALTLEICESVMVDANSATEKRMRALKDQGVAYSLDDFGTGFSSLSYLKRFPVDIVKIDRSFVRDCPEDRNDVHLVEAIINMAHSLDLKVVAEGVETQAQADFLRERGCDYLQGYLIAKPLRAEAFEGLLRGREPRADRRGLSLVAG from the coding sequence ATGCGCCTGGGCCTGCGCGGCCGCTATGCACTGTACGGTGCGGCGCTGACCACGCTGGTCGTGGTCGTGATGGCCGCCTTGTCGTATTTCAATGCGCGCACGCTGGTGCACGGCATCGCCGCCGGGCACCTCGCGCAGATCGCCAGCTCGGTGTCGGAGCGTATCGAGCGCACGCTGGACCTGGCGCATCGCGAGCTGGTCGCGCTTGCCGGACAGCCCCTGCTGTCGAATGCGCTGCTCGACTCGCAAGGGCGCGATGCCTATCTGAGACCCTTTCTCGCCCGCCACACGCTGCCGACATCCGTCGACTACAACCTCGTCCTGGTCGATTACCGCGGCGACGCCGTCGCGGCGCGCAAGGCACCGCGGAGTTTCCGCGGCGAGGCGTGGTTGTCGGAGAAGGTCCTGCGCGGCGAGACGCATGTCGCCATCGAGCAAAGCGGCCCGGATGCGGTGCTGCGCATCGCGGCCCCCATCCTCGTGAATGCCACCGGAGCCTTCGAGGGGGCGCTGGTGTTCGAGGCGAACCTCAGCCAGTGGTTGCATGGCACGGGGTCACCGTTCGACCTGAACGACGACGGTCTGGTGGAGGTGGCGCTGAGCGCGGGTGGGGGCGTCGTCGTGCAGCGTGCCTTTCCGGGCAACCCGGCGCGGCTGGTGACGAGCGCGCACGGGGTGAGCGCGGGCTTGCCCCTGTCGGTGCCCTTGCAGGTGAGCGTGAGCATGGATGCCGATGTCTTCGAACGGCCCATCGAGCGCTTGCTCGCCGAGCATGTGGCGTGGGGCCTGGTCGCGATCATGCTGGTCGGTGCAGGCAGCTACGCGCTCGCGCGCGCGCAGACGCGCCGCATCGAGGAGCTTGCCAGCGAGGCGCGCGAAGTCGCGCTGACAGGGCGGCCGCGGCAGGGCTTCGGCGCGGGGCGCTTCGGCAACGACGAGGTCGGGGATCTTGCGGCGAGCCTGGTGCGCCTGCTCGAGGAGTTGAAGGCGCACGAGAGCGAACTGGAGACGCTGGTCGAGGAGCGCACTGCGGACCTGAACCGTGCGCAGGCGATTGCACATGTCGGCAGCTGGGTCTATCTGCCGCGCGAGCCCAGGCTCGAGTTGTCCGCCGAGACGCGACGGCTTTTCGGCTTGTCGGCCGAGTTGCAGCTGTCGTGGCAGGTGCTGTTGGACGCCGTGCATCCCGAGGATCGCGGCATGGTGCGCAGGGCATGGAAGCGCGTGCTTGCGGGCCGGCCTTTCGACATCGAGCACCGGGTGCTCCTGGGGGAGGAGGTCCGCTGGGTGCGCGAAATCGCCGAACGCATCGTGCTTCCGGGTGAGCCTCCGCGCTGCGTCGGCACGGTCGAGGACGTCACGGCGCGGCGCCTCACCGAGGCGCGCATGCGCGAGGCGATGGTGGTGTTCTCGGCGTCGAGCCAGGGCATCATGACGATGGACGCGGAGGGTACGATCACGTCGGTGAATCCCGCTTTCTGCCGCATCACGGGTTACGCGGCGGAAGCGGTGATCGGGCGCAAGGCCACGGTCTTCGGCTCGGGACGCCAGGACGAGGCCTTCAACGAGGCGATGTGGTCGGCGCTTGCGAGCTGCGGCGAGTGGGAGGGGGAAGTCTGGAACCGGCGTCGCAGCGGCGAAATCTACCCGCAGTGGCTGACGGTGTCGGCGGTGCGCGGGGACGAGGACGGTGTCGTCGAATATGTGGCGATGTTCAGCGACATCACCGAGCGCAAGCAGCATGAGGACGAGATCTGGCGCCAGGCCAACTTCGACGCGCTGACCGGGCTCGCGAACCGCAGCCTGTTGTACGACCGCCTCGATCGTGCGCTCGCACATGCGCGCCGCAATGGCAGCAAGGTCGGCTTGCTGTTCCTCGATCTCGACGGTTTCAAGTGGGTGAACGACACGCTGGGCCACGACGTCGGCGACGAGCTGCTGGTCGAGGTCGCGCACCGCCTGAAGGACTGCGTGCGCGAGCAGGACACCGTGGCGCGCCTGGGCGGGGACGAGTTCACGATCGTGGTAGGCGATCTGCAGGACGCGGAGCATCTGCGCACGGTCGGGGAGAAGGTGCTGGGCGTTCTGGAGCAGCCGATCGCGCTGCCGGCCACGCGCCACCAGATCTCGGGCAGCATGGGAATCACGGTGTTCCCCGACGATGGCGACGACGTCCACAGCCTGCTGCGCAACGCGGACATCGCGATGTACAAGTCGAAGCAGAACGGCAAGAACCGCTTCCACTTCTATGCGCGCGAGATGCAATGCGATGCGCTCAAGCGCATGCAGATGGAGGCGGACCTGCGCACGGCGCTCGCGCGGGATGCCTTCACGCTGGAATACCAACCCATCGTCGCGGCCGCCAGCGGCGAGCTGTTCGGTGCCGAGGCGCTGATCCGCTGGTCGCATCCGCAGCTGGGATCCGTGTCGCCCGCCGACTTCGTGCCGGTGGCGGAGGACAGCGGACTGATCGTGCCGATCGGTGCGTGGGTGTTGCGCGAGGCCGTGCGCCAGATGCATGCCTGGCGCGAGATGGGCCATGCGCTGTCGCATCTTGCGGTGAACGTCTCGGGGGTGCAGTTCCGCGACCCGGCCCTGCCCGAGCTGGTCGCCGAGGTGATGGACAGCTATGCCGTGGCGTCGGGCGCGTTGACGCTAGAGATCTGCGAGTCGGTGATGGTCGACGCCAACAGTGCAACCGAGAAGCGCATGCGTGCGCTGAAGGATCAGGGGGTTGCGTATTCCCTCGACGACTTCGGCACGGGATTCTCGTCCTTGTCGTATCTGAAGCGCTTTCCGGTCGATATCGTGAAGATCGACCGCAGCTTCGTGCGCGACTGCCCCGAGGACCGCAATGACGTGCATCTGGTGGAGGCCATCATCAACATGGCGCACAGCCTCGACCTGAAGGTGGTTGCGGAAGGCGTGGAGACGCAGGCGCAGGCGGATTTCCTGCGCGAGCGGGGATGCGATTACCTGCAGGGTTACCTGATCGCGAAACCGCTGCGCGCAGAGGCCTTCGAGGGGCTGCTGCGCGGCCGCGAGCCGCGAGCCGACCGCCGGGGGCTGTCGCTGGTGGCGGGCTGA
- the alr gene encoding alanine racemase, translated as MRPARALIDLDALRHNYRLARGRHGGRALAVVKANAYGHGAVACARALAPEVDGFAVAFLEEALELRAAGIDQPILLLEGIFDAAELDEVVRHDLWMVVHHAEQIRIIDHAKPALPLDVWLKVNSGMNRAGFMPHELRAAWQRLKDNGRVGSITLMTHFARADEPHILSTPEQVAAFDAATRDLPGPRSLSNSGAILGWPDAHRDWARPGILLYGADPMPGEPNSLRPVMTLESAVMAIREIPEGAPLGYGARFHAERDTRVGLVAMGYADGYPRTVPDGTPVAVDGIRTRLIGRVSMDMLTVDLTDLPDAKLGSRVELWGNNVPVNRIAEAANTISYELLCNVKRVRFEYTD; from the coding sequence ATGAGACCCGCCCGCGCCCTGATCGATCTCGACGCCCTGCGTCACAACTACCGCCTCGCCCGCGGCCGCCACGGCGGCCGGGCACTCGCCGTCGTCAAGGCCAACGCCTACGGCCACGGCGCCGTCGCCTGCGCGCGCGCCCTCGCCCCCGAGGTCGACGGCTTCGCCGTCGCCTTCCTCGAGGAAGCGCTGGAACTGCGTGCGGCCGGCATCGACCAGCCCATCCTGCTGCTCGAAGGCATCTTCGACGCCGCCGAACTCGACGAAGTCGTGCGCCACGACCTGTGGATGGTCGTGCACCACGCCGAGCAGATCCGCATCATCGACCACGCCAAGCCGGCGCTGCCGCTCGACGTGTGGCTCAAGGTCAACAGCGGCATGAACCGCGCCGGCTTCATGCCGCACGAGCTGCGTGCCGCGTGGCAGCGCCTAAAGGATAACGGTCGGGTCGGCAGCATCACGCTGATGACCCACTTCGCGCGTGCCGACGAGCCCCACATTCTGTCGACGCCCGAGCAGGTCGCCGCCTTCGACGCTGCCACCCGCGACCTGCCGGGCCCGCGCAGCCTCTCCAATTCCGGCGCCATCCTCGGCTGGCCCGATGCGCACCGTGACTGGGCGCGCCCGGGCATCCTGCTGTACGGTGCCGACCCCATGCCCGGCGAGCCCAACAGCCTGCGCCCGGTGATGACGCTCGAGAGCGCCGTCATGGCGATCCGCGAGATCCCCGAGGGGGCACCGCTCGGTTACGGCGCCCGCTTCCACGCCGAGCGCGACACACGCGTGGGCCTGGTCGCGATGGGCTACGCCGACGGCTATCCGCGCACCGTGCCGGACGGCACCCCCGTCGCCGTCGATGGCATCCGCACGCGCCTGATCGGTCGCGTATCGATGGACATGCTCACCGTCGACCTCACGGACCTGCCCGACGCGAAGCTGGGCAGCCGCGTCGAACTGTGGGGCAACAACGTCCCCGTAAACCGCATCGCCGAAGCCGCGAACACCATCTCCTACGAACTGCTGTGCAACGTCAAGCGCGTGCGCTTCGAATACACGGACTAA
- a CDS encoding D-amino acid dehydrogenase: protein MRVLVLGSGVVGTTTAYYLARSGAQVTVIDRQPGPALETSYANAGQVSPGYSTPWAAPGIPLKAMKWLFQRHAPLAIRADGSLFQLRWMAEMLKNCSAARYAVNKERMMRLSEYSRDVLRDLRADTGLTYEERTRGTLQLFRSQAQVDAAARDIEVLQECGVPFEMLDRDALAGAEPALAAVRGKLAGGLRLPNDETGDCQLFTSRLAEKARALGVEFRFGQDIREVLVGGGDVIGVRVGDEVLAADRYVLALGSYSRQMLKPLGLHLPVYPVKGYSLTVPLVDAAKAPVSTVLDETYKIAITRFDDRIRVGGMAELAGFDLALNPRRRETLEMVVGDLFPGGGNIPAAEFWTGLRPMTPDGTPIVGETAYPQLYLNTGHGTLGWTMACGSGQLVADLVTGRQPAIRHSDLGLARYGKVAASRSQGLNLSPAA, encoded by the coding sequence ATGCGCGTTCTCGTCCTCGGTAGCGGCGTCGTCGGCACCACCACTGCGTACTACCTCGCCCGCAGCGGCGCCCAGGTCACGGTCATCGACCGCCAGCCCGGCCCGGCGCTCGAGACCAGCTACGCCAACGCCGGCCAGGTCTCGCCCGGCTACTCAACCCCGTGGGCCGCGCCCGGCATCCCGCTGAAGGCGATGAAGTGGCTGTTCCAGCGCCACGCGCCGCTCGCGATCCGCGCCGACGGCAGCCTGTTCCAGCTGCGCTGGATGGCCGAGATGCTGAAGAACTGTTCTGCCGCCCGCTACGCCGTGAACAAGGAACGCATGATGCGCCTGTCCGAGTACAGCCGCGACGTCCTGCGCGACCTGCGTGCCGACACCGGCCTCACCTACGAGGAACGCACGCGCGGCACGTTGCAGCTCTTCCGCAGCCAGGCCCAGGTCGACGCCGCCGCGCGCGACATCGAAGTGTTGCAGGAATGCGGCGTGCCCTTCGAGATGCTCGACCGCGACGCCCTCGCCGGCGCCGAACCGGCGCTCGCCGCGGTGCGCGGCAAGCTCGCCGGCGGCCTCCGCCTGCCCAATGACGAGACCGGCGACTGCCAGCTGTTCACCTCGCGGCTCGCCGAGAAGGCGCGCGCTTTGGGCGTCGAGTTCCGCTTCGGCCAGGACATCCGCGAAGTGCTGGTGGGCGGCGGAGATGTCATCGGCGTGAGGGTCGGCGACGAGGTGCTCGCAGCCGACCGCTACGTGCTCGCGCTCGGCAGCTACTCGCGCCAGATGCTCAAGCCGCTGGGCCTCCACCTGCCGGTGTATCCGGTGAAGGGCTACTCGCTCACCGTGCCGCTCGTCGACGCCGCCAAGGCGCCGGTGTCGACCGTGCTAGACGAGACCTACAAGATCGCCATCACCCGCTTCGACGACCGCATCCGCGTCGGCGGCATGGCCGAGCTCGCGGGCTTCGACCTCGCGCTCAACCCGCGCCGCCGCGAGACGCTGGAGATGGTCGTGGGCGACCTCTTCCCCGGCGGCGGCAACATCCCCGCGGCCGAATTCTGGACCGGCCTGCGCCCGATGACGCCGGACGGCACGCCCATCGTCGGCGAAACCGCCTATCCGCAGCTCTACCTCAACACCGGCCACGGCACGCTGGGTTGGACCATGGCCTGCGGCTCCGGGCAATTGGTGGCCGATCTCGTCACCGGCCGCCAGCCGGCGATCCGTCATTCCGATCTGGGACTCGCGCGTTATGGCAAAGTAGCGGCTTCCCGCTCGCAAGGCCTTAACCTCTCCCCCGCCGCATGA
- a CDS encoding winged helix-turn-helix transcriptional regulator, with protein sequence MRELDRIDRRILDLLQKDGRISMTDLAAKIGLSATPCTERVRRLEREGVITGYHAHVNPHALGKNLLVFVEIKLSAKSGEVFDRVKKELSFVPEVMECHLVSGDFDYLVKARITEMGEYRRLLGNILLKLPSAAESRSYVVMEELKETLYVPPE encoded by the coding sequence ATGCGCGAACTCGACCGCATCGACCGTCGCATCCTCGATCTGCTGCAGAAGGATGGCCGGATTTCCATGACCGATCTGGCGGCGAAGATCGGCCTCTCGGCGACCCCCTGCACCGAGCGCGTGCGGCGCCTGGAGCGCGAGGGCGTGATCACCGGCTACCACGCGCACGTGAATCCGCATGCGCTGGGCAAGAACCTGCTGGTGTTCGTCGAGATCAAGCTGTCGGCGAAGTCGGGCGAGGTGTTCGACCGCGTGAAGAAGGAGCTGAGCTTCGTGCCCGAGGTGATGGAGTGCCACCTCGTGTCGGGCGATTTCGACTATCTGGTGAAGGCGCGCATCACCGAGATGGGCGAGTACCGGCGCCTGCTCGGCAACATCCTGCTCAAGCTGCCGTCGGCGGCGGAGTCGCGCAGCTACGTGGTGATGGAGGAACTGAAGGAGACGCTGTACGTCCCGCCCGAATGA
- a CDS encoding porin, translated as MTIRAKSGVLKRTAMAGALCALGLGQAQAVSFSQGDSTIDINGTINGFYSHRTAESGGVKTRESALTNGLLPGWINFVFTTKVEGLDIKAHVGFAPGINDKSDVVGLPSNPGCGGATGCDSPFSQIDTRNLYFQFGASDWGTIKLGRDIGLFGQKIILSDMTLLGLGGNSYAATPFNTTFGMIGHGYMYTGFQPQITYTTPTMGGFSASAGIFDPNKFAGDETKDPGFQAMLNYDWKAGTSTTGSLWAGYVHQGTSGDGSFDANGYELGAKIGIGNFEAVAYGFDAKGLGLSTVGALYFSPFEKTKGKGYFVQGTYKFGKTKVGLNYGENRDSSGLLTETNKFRSATLGVYHSLNKYITLVAEYNREKGTGAEMFPGDLKTRTISLGGILFF; from the coding sequence ATGACAATTCGTGCGAAATCGGGTGTGCTGAAGCGGACGGCGATGGCGGGCGCGCTGTGCGCGCTGGGGCTGGGGCAGGCCCAGGCGGTGAGCTTCTCGCAGGGCGACTCGACGATCGACATCAACGGCACGATCAACGGCTTCTATTCGCACCGTACCGCCGAGTCGGGCGGCGTCAAGACGCGCGAATCGGCGCTCACCAACGGCCTGCTGCCGGGCTGGATCAACTTCGTGTTCACGACCAAGGTCGAAGGGCTGGACATCAAGGCGCACGTGGGTTTTGCGCCCGGCATCAACGACAAGTCGGACGTGGTCGGCCTGCCGAGCAACCCGGGCTGCGGCGGCGCGACCGGCTGTGACAGCCCCTTCTCCCAGATCGACACGCGCAACCTGTACTTCCAGTTCGGCGCGTCGGACTGGGGCACGATCAAGCTGGGCCGAGACATCGGCCTCTTCGGCCAGAAGATCATCCTTTCGGACATGACGCTGCTGGGCCTCGGTGGCAACAGCTACGCGGCGACGCCGTTCAACACCACCTTCGGCATGATCGGCCACGGCTACATGTATACCGGCTTCCAGCCGCAGATCACCTACACGACGCCGACGATGGGCGGCTTCTCGGCCTCGGCCGGCATCTTCGACCCGAACAAGTTCGCCGGCGACGAGACCAAGGATCCGGGCTTCCAGGCGATGCTGAACTACGACTGGAAGGCGGGCACGAGCACCACCGGGTCGCTGTGGGCGGGCTACGTCCACCAGGGCACGAGCGGCGACGGCAGCTTCGACGCCAACGGCTACGAGCTCGGCGCGAAGATCGGTATCGGCAACTTCGAGGCGGTGGCCTACGGCTTCGACGCGAAGGGGCTGGGGCTGTCCACGGTGGGCGCGCTGTATTTCTCGCCCTTCGAGAAGACTAAGGGCAAGGGCTACTTCGTGCAGGGCACCTACAAATTCGGCAAGACCAAGGTGGGCCTGAACTACGGCGAGAACCGCGACAGCAGCGGCCTGCTGACCGAGACCAACAAGTTCCGCTCGGCCACGCTCGGCGTGTATCACAGCCTGAACAAGTACATCACGCTGGTGGCCGAGTACAACCGCGAGAAGGGCACCGGGGCGGAGATGTTCCCGGGCGACCTGAAGACCCGCACGATCTCGCTGGGCGGCATCCTGTTCTTCTGA
- a CDS encoding TerB family tellurite resistance protein has translation MTDPNYEAQRAVATELVALTLLADGVLASRELEALDRLGIPELLGVERDTLIQAIIDHCRGLLQRPERVDPVRMLDIERFETMLDRITDPALREMVCRAMLVLAKADGVICLPEQTLLRDAMTRWGIPLEQLRD, from the coding sequence ATGACCGACCCGAACTACGAGGCGCAACGCGCCGTTGCCACCGAGCTGGTGGCACTCACCCTGCTTGCGGACGGTGTGCTCGCCAGCCGCGAACTCGAGGCGCTCGACCGCCTCGGCATTCCCGAACTGCTGGGCGTCGAGCGCGACACCCTGATCCAGGCCATCATCGACCACTGTCGCGGCCTGCTGCAGCGACCCGAACGCGTCGACCCGGTGCGCATGCTCGACATCGAGCGTTTCGAGACGATGCTCGACCGCATCACCGACCCCGCCCTGCGCGAGATGGTGTGCCGCGCGATGCTGGTGCTGGCGAAGGCCGATGGCGTGATCTGCCTGCCCGAGCAGACCCTGCTGCGCGACGCCATGACGCGCTGGGGCATCCCGCTCGAGCAATTGCGCGATTGA
- a CDS encoding putative bifunctional diguanylate cyclase/phosphodiesterase translates to MFRLTRYFSIASGIALLVLSLLFLWGYRSSEIAERTEISGARNELLARTVANAIWPEFGAALMESEGRDALALRERVLTARLRERVRELSAGVPVIKIKVYDLNGTAVFSTVVREIGEDKSANPGFLSARSGVTMSELVYRGRMSATEGEIENVNVVSSYIPIRPDPDGQVKAVFELYTDVSGDIREIDRDSWWLLLAIVLGFGALYAVLLLVVGRADRILRRQYGALRENEASMRAQNEALEAANRRLHMAASVFERSIEGIVITDPEQRVVEVNRAFTEITGYTPEEAIGGTPRLLSSGWHNEAFYHEMWKAVNERGYWQGEVTNRRKSGEIYRQWLTLCADYNDRQELVCYIGMFYDITEKRLSEERIARLAYYDALTGLANRRLFEDRLENAVLLARRQNSSLAVLFIDLDRFKPVNDSLGHKAGDALLKQVAARLSGIVRDCDTTARLGGDEFGVLLAGDSVDRRQVTAAVAQRILDALSTPFLIEGREIATGASIGISFYPEDGSTPEVLTKHADVAMYQAKRAGRNRYRFFLPSMNEGALERLGMEEDLRHALERGEFELHFQLKVDTTSGNMTGAEVLLRWRRPSRGLVPPAEFIPIAEETGLIVDIGAWVLEQACRKVVEWGERLPAGFRLGVNLSMRQLQGDIDEAMRDALAATGADPARIELELTESMLMEDTERAIGLMDRLSAQGVQLALDDFGTGYSSLYYLKRFPIHRLKIDRSFVSELPHDRSCAAIVQATIALARSLGLEVIAEGVETTDQRDFLRDAGCPECQGYLFGSPVPAEAFAALLEGRRQQIGAS, encoded by the coding sequence ATGTTCAGACTGACCCGTTATTTTTCGATCGCGAGCGGGATCGCCTTGCTGGTGCTTTCGCTGCTGTTCCTGTGGGGATACCGCAGCAGCGAGATCGCCGAGCGCACGGAGATTTCCGGCGCACGCAACGAACTGCTCGCACGCACGGTCGCCAACGCGATCTGGCCGGAGTTCGGCGCCGCGTTGATGGAGTCGGAAGGGCGCGACGCCCTCGCGCTGCGCGAGCGCGTGCTCACCGCGCGCTTGCGGGAACGGGTCCGCGAATTGTCGGCCGGCGTGCCGGTGATCAAGATCAAGGTATACGACCTGAACGGCACGGCGGTGTTTTCCACCGTGGTGCGCGAGATCGGCGAGGACAAGAGCGCCAATCCCGGGTTTCTCTCGGCGCGCAGCGGCGTGACGATGAGCGAGCTCGTCTATCGCGGCCGCATGAGCGCGACCGAAGGCGAGATCGAGAACGTGAACGTGGTGTCGAGCTACATCCCCATCCGGCCCGATCCGGACGGGCAGGTGAAGGCGGTGTTCGAGCTCTATACCGACGTCTCCGGCGACATCCGCGAGATCGACCGCGATTCGTGGTGGCTGCTGCTCGCGATCGTGCTGGGATTCGGCGCCCTCTACGCGGTACTGCTGCTGGTCGTCGGCCGCGCCGACCGCATCCTGCGCCGGCAGTACGGGGCGCTGCGCGAGAACGAAGCCAGCATGCGCGCGCAGAACGAGGCGCTGGAGGCCGCCAACCGGCGCCTGCACATGGCGGCGAGCGTGTTCGAGCGCAGCATCGAGGGCATCGTCATCACCGACCCCGAACAGCGCGTCGTCGAGGTGAACCGCGCGTTTACCGAGATCACCGGCTACACGCCGGAAGAGGCGATCGGAGGGACGCCGCGCCTGCTGTCGTCGGGCTGGCACAACGAGGCTTTCTATCACGAGATGTGGAAAGCGGTGAACGAGCGCGGGTACTGGCAGGGCGAAGTCACCAACCGACGCAAGAGCGGCGAGATCTACCGCCAGTGGCTGACCCTGTGCGCCGACTACAACGACCGGCAGGAGCTCGTGTGCTACATCGGGATGTTCTACGACATCACCGAGAAGCGCCTGAGCGAGGAGCGCATCGCCCGCCTGGCCTACTACGATGCGTTGACCGGGCTCGCCAACCGACGCCTGTTCGAGGACCGGCTGGAGAACGCCGTGCTGCTCGCGCGGCGGCAGAATTCCAGCCTCGCGGTGCTGTTCATCGACCTCGACCGTTTCAAGCCGGTGAATGACAGCCTCGGCCACAAGGCCGGCGACGCGCTGCTCAAGCAGGTGGCCGCGCGCCTGAGCGGAATCGTGCGCGACTGCGACACCACGGCGCGCCTGGGGGGCGATGAATTCGGGGTGCTGCTCGCGGGTGACTCGGTAGATCGGCGGCAGGTCACCGCCGCGGTCGCGCAGCGCATCCTCGACGCGCTGTCCACGCCCTTCCTCATCGAAGGACGCGAAATTGCGACCGGGGCCAGCATCGGCATCAGCTTCTACCCGGAAGATGGCAGCACGCCCGAAGTGCTCACCAAGCATGCCGACGTCGCGATGTATCAGGCGAAGCGCGCCGGGCGCAACCGCTACCGCTTCTTCCTGCCGTCGATGAACGAGGGCGCGCTGGAGCGCCTGGGGATGGAGGAGGACCTGCGTCATGCGCTGGAGCGCGGCGAGTTCGAGCTGCACTTCCAGCTCAAGGTCGATACCACCAGCGGCAACATGACCGGTGCCGAGGTGCTGCTGCGCTGGCGTCGGCCCTCACGCGGCCTGGTGCCGCCGGCGGAATTCATCCCGATCGCCGAGGAGACCGGACTGATCGTCGACATCGGCGCCTGGGTGCTGGAGCAGGCCTGCCGCAAGGTGGTCGAGTGGGGCGAACGCCTGCCGGCGGGTTTCCGCCTTGGGGTGAACCTCTCGATGCGGCAGTTGCAGGGCGACATCGACGAGGCCATGCGTGACGCGCTCGCGGCGACCGGCGCCGACCCGGCGCGCATCGAGCTCGAACTCACGGAGAGCATGCTGATGGAAGACACCGAACGCGCGATCGGGCTGATGGACAGGCTCTCCGCGCAGGGCGTGCAGCTCGCGCTGGACGACTTCGGCACCGGCTATTCCTCGCTGTATTACCTGAAACGCTTCCCGATTCACCGCCTGAAGATCGACCGCTCCTTCGTCAGCGAGTTGCCGCACGACCGCAGCTGCGCCGCGATCGTGCAGGCGACGATCGCGCTTGCGCGCAGCCTCGGGCTGGAAGTGATCGCGGAAGGGGTGGAGACGACCGATCAGCGCGACTTCCTGCGCGATGCGGGTTGCCCGGAATGCCAGGGCTATCTGTTCGGTTCGCCGGTGCCTGCGGAGGCCTTCGCGGCCCTGCTCGAGGGGCGGCGCCAGCAGATCGGAGCGTCGTGA